Proteins from one Ranitomeya variabilis isolate aRanVar5 chromosome 1, aRanVar5.hap1, whole genome shotgun sequence genomic window:
- the LOC143809456 gene encoding uncharacterized protein LOC143809456 produces MADRRHADQFITRRLWEEVCGAVLENWEELDAGAQDLARNRVIVRWRSLRERFKRELNKEMQAPSGSRGRRSRYKYARALSFLWSTAEQKHCLQHSGACIRVAPLWSDLTGIRHRGPSRKTRPLCICTFPFV; encoded by the exons atggcggaccgccgccatgctgaccagttcatcacccgacggctatgggaggaagtgtgcggtgctgttctggagaactgggaggaactcgacgctggggcccaggatctagcgc gtaacagggttatcgtgcggtggcggtcactcagggaacgCTTCAAGAGGGAgcttaacaaggagatgcaggccccgagtggatctagaggacgcaggagcaggtacaaatatgccagagccctgtcgttcctctggtcgactgctgagcagaag cactgtttgcagcactcaggagcctgcatcagagttgcacccctctggagcgatctcacaggaatccgccaccggggaccaagtCGAAAGACccgacccctctgtatctgtactttcccttttgtttga